The Desulfobotulus mexicanus genome includes the window TGGGCTTATGGAAGAAAGAGTAGGGGCTGCGGTCCCGGATTTCGGTATGCTGGTCCTGAAGGGTGGCTCTACCCTGATACTGGTTCTGGCCCTTTTGCTGCTGACCCTTTACCTGCTTCGGCGTTTAAGCAGTTTCAGGGGAATTTCAGGGCGTTTGCGTGTGGTGGAAGCCCTTCAGGTTGGGCCGAAGGAGAGGGTGGTGCTTGTTGCCCTTGGTAAAAGGGAGTTACTTTTAGGGGTGACGGCCTCTTCCATCAGCACCCTTGCGGAGTTCTCTGAGGCGGAAAATGAAGGGGCTTCTTTATCCCGGCCGGGGTTTGCGGATTTTCTGTCCGGTGCACAGAGAAAGAAAACGGAAGCGACAGAGGTTCCGGAGGTCATGAATGTGCCTTGAAACAGATGTAAGTAAAAGTAAAAGCTGGCAGGCAGTTTCAGAGATTGAATATAGCCGTAACTTGGTTCATCACCCCAGCCCTTTTCCGCATGGAGAGGGGGAAAAAAGGATTTTCTATTTCAGGAAGCCACCTGAAGACCGTAGTAAAAATAGAATCAGTTTTTTTTTCCTTCTTATTATTGGCGCAGGACTCTTTTTCCCCTTCATGGCCCAGGCCGTGACCTTTCCCCTGCCTTCCATCCGCATTGGTGTGGAAGAGGCCACGGGCCCCAGGGATGTGGCCATTGCCCTGGAGGTGCTGGCTCTCCTCACCATCCTTACCCTGGCACCGGCCATACTGGTGCTTATGACCTCCTTTACCCGC containing:
- the fliO gene encoding flagellar biosynthetic protein FliO; the protein is MEERVGAAVPDFGMLVLKGGSTLILVLALLLLTLYLLRRLSSFRGISGRLRVVEALQVGPKERVVLVALGKRELLLGVTASSISTLAEFSEAENEGASLSRPGFADFLSGAQRKKTEATEVPEVMNVP